The Chryseobacterium glaciei DNA window TACTGCTTTTAAAGGTCAACATTCCGCGGGAATCTGTAATGATCTCGCTTCCATCAGGAAAAGTAAATTTATTTTTGTTTTGTTCAGCGAAAATTTTAATATCAAACTTGTTTTTGATGAAATTTATTGAATTTTCATAATTCTTATTTAATTCATTTCCGGAAACAACTAAATTATCCTTTGTATTAATTCCAATTTTGCTGAAATTACCTACTATTTTAATTCCATTATAATTTAATCTTGAAGCTTCTGCCGATGCTTTTGTATCATTTTTTTGAATTTCAGCATCGTTTTTTACGGATTCAATAGAGATATTTCCATCGATATTTATTTTGAAAATTGAAGACATTTCTGCATTGAATAAGTAAAACCCTCTGCCAAAATAAATCAGTCTTGAATCTGCAGGAATGTTTTGCCCTGTCAAATTCTGCTCCGAATATTCTTTTGTATTTAAATTTAATTTAGAAATCAACTTCTTATCTGGTTGATATTGACAGAGAATAAATTGCTGCTGTTTATTTTTCGCTAAAGCAAACTGTCCTTTAGGTTTTACAGAAATATCTTCAATTAGAACTTCACTTCCATGATAGGTCTTGTAATAGTCATAATAATCTCTACTGTAATAATTATCAGAAAGATAAGTCTTTAACAATTGCTTTTTATTGCTTAAAATAAAAAATTCACCTTCATATAAAAATTGAGCAATTTTATGAGTCGGCATTGGAAATAAAATCGGATAATTGAGTGGAAGATCCGTTCTTTTACCGCTGGACGAAATATCATTCTCTCTATTCTTTCTCCTCTGTGGTGGGTTTGCCCATAATTCCTTTAAAGGAAGAAGTACTTTTTGAATATGCTTTCTTGTTCCTTTATGATGTTTGTAGAAATTTAATTCTCCATCCGCCGAAGTGGTGACTAAAAATTTTAATCGGTCTCTATTTTCATGAATCGTTCGTTGAATATTTTCGTTAGCCAAGTTTTCCTGATGGGTAATGAAGAAAACCTCCAGGTCCTTTTCTTTATGTTCCTCCTGAAAAAATCTATCCAAAGCTGGTGAAACTTCTAAAACCGGACTAACCTGATTTAAATTATCAACCACTTCTTCCACTTTATCTAAAGAAATCGCCACATTTGTTTGCCCCAAAGCAAAAACTTTACATTCAGAATGTGCTTTCGGGTGTTTGATCACTGCGATAGCTGAAGCAAAAGCCAAAACCTTTGGTGATCCCCAATTTTTAAGGGAAGTATCAATTAAAATTATTCTTTCAAAAATATTTTCCTCAGGCGGAATTTCACGCTGAATGTACAAGGCTTCATTATTGGCAACCCGATTCATGAAAATCTCATCTTCATTAGCAAATTCAGATAAAAGCATTTTTGATAACTCGCCTTTGTTGGTCATATCAGAAATTCCTCCAATCGGTTGTTCACCAGGAGAAAGATGTCTCATTGGGATTTTAAGACCACTCCAAATTCTTTTAATTAAGCTCCCAACCTGAAACGTTTTTGGATCTTCAATTAATTCCTGAATAAAGTCTTTATTGGTTTCAATGGTGGTTTCATCTTGTATAACTTCTTCATCCAATTCGGGAAGATCTACCACATTAATCATTGCATCAATGATAGATTTTACCGTGGGAAATTTATTATGAAGTAATGCAAGCGTTGTAATATCTCGATTTACAACGTTTTTGGTCAAAAGCTTTTTATTTGCAGATTCACCGATAATAATTGGACTTCTTTCAAATTTTTTAATAATTAACTTAGAGTTAATCTGCGAAATTTTATTGTGACAGTCTTTAAAAATAGTATTTAAGAGATTTATTTTATTTTGACCTTTTTTGAGTACACTTTCTAAATTATTTAAATTTTCTAAAAAACTAATAGCAAGTTCTATATCATTAACTGAAACATCCTTTCCAAAAGGTTTCCCTTTTTGTCTTTTCAAATGATAATATACACCATCCATATTAAGATATCCATCTTGAATAGCGTATAAAATGAGAAGAAAAGAACCAAAAGGAGGAAATCCTTCTTGTTGCAATTCTTCCAAAATCTCAATAATATAAAGTCTATAAGCTATAACCCCTACATTCGGGATCGAAATAAGATTGTTTTCATTATATCCAGTATTATCAGGAACATCTTCATCAGTTGTCCATTCCCAGAAATAATGCTCATATGACTGAAAATATTCTTTTACATCCATTCTTGCGTTTTTTCAGTGAGACGAAACGAGCTTACCGACAATTTTCGGAAATCATTTTTATTAATTGAAACATAACTTCCGTCTTCATTCCACACAAGCCATTGGCCTTCATTTTCATTATACTTTTTTTGAAGTAATGAACTTAAATTTTTAAATTCAAAATCAAAACCTGTTGGCAAAAGATGTCCGTCTTTCGTCCAATATGTTTTTCCTGGAAAACTTAATAAAGGAGTTCCGAGAAATAAGGCTTTATCTTCCATTACAATCCATTCAATTTTATCTAATTTGAATTTTGGAAAAGTAACAATCACTTTTTTTATTTCTGATATTGAGCTTAATAAAGCAATTGCGGGTTGCTCTTCTTCGCTTGTTTTTAATCTAACCACTACTTTTTCATCAATTCCAAAAAAGTTATGATTGGAAGGTGGAAAATTCAAACGTAAAGCTTTATCAATTGGTGACCACAGCAAAGCCGTTCTCACTTTCTTAGTTGGAACCAAAGCATCTTTTCGGAATAATAATCCGTCTCGCAATTCATATAATAAAAAGTTGGGCAATTGCTGAATTTCCGCAGAATCAGCTTGTTCATCGGAAAAATTTTTCAACCAGATTACATCTTCTTCCAAAGCAATCTGAACATTTTTCCAGTCACGAATGGATCCCAAAAAATCTTCATCAGCTCGGGGAAGTTCTGCCCAAAATTCTTTTATACGGTTTGAAGAATCTTCTGCCATAGACTTTCAATTTCTTTTTGAATGTATTGTTTTTGCTCAGGATTTCTGATCCAGTCGCATCGGGTTTGAAGGTATCTTAATTTATCTTTAATAACATTTTGCTCTTCAAAACTTAAAGTACCGCCATCCCATTTATCAATTAAGATTTTTACATCTTTCATGACTTCCTCAGGATTCGGCGTTTTGTTTTGCAAAGCCTGTGGATGAGATTTAGGATCTTCATCTTTTTCAATTGTTCTGTTGATGATTCCTTCAAGAATCTCTATCTGTTCTTCGGTGTCCCAAATGTGTTTCAACACCCAAAGATCAGAAAGAATAGCTTCATTTCTTCCACAAATTAAAGCACTTGCTGCAATTAAATTTTGCAGTTTTACCGCTCGACGGTCAGAAATTGCAATCCCAGTATTTCTAAGGCTGATAATTGTATTTAGGTACACTTCATAAATAGGTTTCAAATCAATATTTCTACATAAACTCTGAAGTTCTCTGATCTCATCTGAAAGAATTTCAGGTGTTTCGGTGTCAATGTTATTCTCCAGTTTTCTTCCGGCTAAAAGTACCTGTTGGAGAAGATCCGGATGTACATAATCGACATTAATTCTGATCAAAAAACGGTCAAACAACGCATTCAAAGCTTCATCCTCAGGAAGAACATTACTTGCTCCCACAAACATTAGCGCAGGAAGATTTTTTGTTTCTTTTCCTCTTTTGAAAATCTTTTCATTCAAGGCCGTCAAAAGTGAGTTCAGAATTGCAGAATTAGCATTGAAAATCTCATCAAGAAAAACCATTGACGCTTCCGGCATCATGCCTTCTGTATTGGTTAAAAGTTCGCCATCTTTTAATTTTCTGATATCAAAAGGTCCGAAAATTTCATTCGGTTCTGTAAAACGAGTTAATAAATATTCAAAGTTTTTACCGTCTTTCACAGTTTTTGCCAAGGTTCTTACAATAGCAGATTTTGCCGTTCCCGGAGGGCCGTACAAAAAAGCATTTTCTCTTGCCAACATACAGATTCCCAGTAAATCGACTACGTCGTTTTTGCCGACGAAGGTGTCTTTTACATAATTAAGAACTGTGTTTAATTTATTTATATTTTGAGTCATTGATTTCTCAGTTTTTATATTTTTTTTCTAATGTAAAGAGTGCTTTCTTTCCTGAATAATGCTTTTTTTAACGCAAAGCACCCAAAGGTTTTTTGACTATTAACTGTTTTTAAGTTCACAAAGGCGTTTCACTCAGCAAAGAACACAGAGGTTTGTTCAATTATGTCAATTTTCTTTAACTGTTTACATTTTTTAATTCTCTCCAAAAAGTATCTTTATGCAGTCCAAATTCTGCAATCAATAATTTGTTAATAAACGGAATTTCCGCCAATTTATATGCTTTCTTTTCTACAATTCTTTCGAGATATAGTTTTCGGTAGGTTTTGTCTTTTAATTCTTCTTCCCAATTTATTTTTTCTATATCAATATCAGATCCGATTGCTGAATAATGAAATTCTGATAAAATACTTTCCAACATTTTAATCAAAGGATCTTCTGCATCTGCAGTCTGTAATCCTTCAACAATTTGCGGTAAAAATCTTAATGATAAATCCGCAGATAGTATGGAAGAAATGTCTCTTGTTCCTTTATATGATGGAATTAATTCATTTAAATCCTTTGCTGTATCTCTACGAATTAAATACAATTGAGCACTGTGATATAATACTTTTCCTGCCCAAACTGCTGTTTCTTTGTTGCAGTTTATTTCATCAGATAAAAATTCCAGTCTTTCTTTTTCAAATTCCGTTTCAAAATAATCGGATGCGTCTTGCTCTTCCTTTTTTGAGATTTCTTTTATATCTGCAAAAATCGTGATGCATTCATCTTTTCGAAGAAGAAATAAGGTGTCTAAAAATGGGGAGGTATTTTCCATCATCTAACAAAAATAAAAATATTATTTGTGAATTGTGAATTTTGCGTCGCAAGTTAATTGTTAATTAATTTCAGTTCGGGATAAGAAACCTAACAGGTTTTGAAAACCTGTTAGGTTTGATTTAAGCAGCTTTTTTTACAATACTTTAGCCCCGATTGGAACGACATCCTTTTTTGTTGCGGCCGGAGCGAAGCGGAGGCCGTAACAAAAAAGATATAGTGGAAAGCGGGAAATAGCTCCAAAAAATGAGTAATGATAAAAATTATCTTACGATTTCTTTACTTCCATAAGTTTACTACAGACTCCTTCCACCCTTCGAAATATTTTAATTTATGATCTCAACAATATTATTTTCCGGATCAAGAATTACACTTTCGTAATAACCATCGCCGGATGTGCGAGGTTCTCCGACAATTTCGTAGCCGTCATTTCTCAATGTTTCTGTAATTGCGTCAACTTTTTCGTTGCTTCCTGTTGAAAATGCAAGATGCACAATTCCAAATTTCTGAGCGTCGTATGAATTGTTTCCTTCCTGAATATCTGGTCTTGTCATGATCTCCAATCGTGAACCATTTTCAAAGCTTAAGAAATATGACTCAAAGTTTTTCACAGGATTATGGTACTTTTCATTGGAAGTTGCACCAAAATATTTTTGATAAAATTCCTTCATTTTTTCTAAATCTCTAACCCAAATAGCAATATGCTCTATCTTCATTTTTTTAATTTTACATAAAGATAATAATTGTCTTTTATAAATTGACAAGTAGCACAAATTGACAATTCACTTTTCACAGATTTGCTATCTTTGTGCCATTCAAAATAAAATTATGAGTATCCACATTAGTGCAAAAAAGGGAGAAATTGCTAAAGTTGTATTGCAGCCGGGGGATCCGCTTCGCGCACAGTATATTGCAGAAAACTTTTTAGAAAACGCAAAATTAGTAAGTAAAACAAGAGGTATTTTTTATTATACCGGTCTTTATAAAGGTAAAGAAATCACTGTAGGAGCCAGCGGAATGGGATTTCCAAGCATTGGAATTTATTCTTTTGAGCTGTACACAGAATATGAAGTGGAGACAATCATCAGAATCGGAACTTGTGGAGCGTATACAACAGATTTGAAAACTTTTGATATTTTAAATGTTGAAAATGCAGCAAGTGAAAGCACCTACGCAAAATATGCATGGGAAATTGAAGATGAAATTCTTTCTCATCAAGGAAATATTTTTGACACGATTAACGCAACTGCGGAAGAATTAGCTTTAAAAACAAAAGCCATCAACGTTCACAGTAGTGATATTTTCTACAGAAAAGATCAGGCTGTTCCGGCAATTGCAGCGAAATATAACTGTCCGGCTGTTGAAATGGAAGCCTTTGGATTGTACGCTAATGCAAAACATTTAGGAAAAAATGCAGCGACGATTCTTACCGTAACTGATATTATTCCGACTCACGAAAATATTTCGGCTGATCAAAGAGAAACTGCTTTGAAACCGATGATCGAACTTGCTTTGGAAGCTGCTTGGAAAAGCATCTAAACAAAAAGCAATGCTATAAAATAAAAAGAGCTTTACATTAATTTGTAGAGCTCTTTTCTATATTCTGAAAAATTTTCTGGCGACTTCCGTCGTTTCATCCGCAACTTCGGAAATACTTACTTTCTTTAATTTTGCAATTGTTTGTGCAACATAAGGCAAATAGGATGGTTCGTTTCGGCGGTTTTGTGTTCTCGGCATATTTTTCGGCAGCATGAATGGTGCATCTGTTTCGATCATCATTCGGTCAAGAGGAACATATTTAATGACATCTTCCAAATGTTTAAATCTTTTATCATCGCTGATCGCTCCTGTAAATCCTAAATAAAATCCTTTATCTAAATAAATCTTTGCTTCATTCAAAGTTCCTGTGAAACAATGAACAACCGCTTCGGGAAGTTTTGAAAGATATTCATCGATAATTTCGTTAAATCTTTTAAACGCAGATCTTTCGTGAAGAAAAAGAGGTTTGTCAACTTCAATGGCCAATTCGAGTTGAGCGCGATAACATCTTTCCTGAGTGGGTCTTGGTGAAA harbors:
- a CDS encoding AAA family ATPase, whose product is MTQNINKLNTVLNYVKDTFVGKNDVVDLLGICMLARENAFLYGPPGTAKSAIVRTLAKTVKDGKNFEYLLTRFTEPNEIFGPFDIRKLKDGELLTNTEGMMPEASMVFLDEIFNANSAILNSLLTALNEKIFKRGKETKNLPALMFVGASNVLPEDEALNALFDRFLIRINVDYVHPDLLQQVLLAGRKLENNIDTETPEILSDEIRELQSLCRNIDLKPIYEVYLNTIISLRNTGIAISDRRAVKLQNLIAASALICGRNEAILSDLWVLKHIWDTEEQIEILEGIINRTIEKDEDPKSHPQALQNKTPNPEEVMKDVKILIDKWDGGTLSFEEQNVIKDKLRYLQTRCDWIRNPEQKQYIQKEIESLWQKILQTV
- a CDS encoding VOC family protein; its protein translation is MKIEHIAIWVRDLEKMKEFYQKYFGATSNEKYHNPVKNFESYFLSFENGSRLEIMTRPDIQEGNNSYDAQKFGIVHLAFSTGSNEKVDAITETLRNDGYEIVGEPRTSGDGYYESVILDPENNIVEIIN
- the deoD gene encoding purine-nucleoside phosphorylase produces the protein MSIHISAKKGEIAKVVLQPGDPLRAQYIAENFLENAKLVSKTRGIFYYTGLYKGKEITVGASGMGFPSIGIYSFELYTEYEVETIIRIGTCGAYTTDLKTFDILNVENAASESTYAKYAWEIEDEILSHQGNIFDTINATAEELALKTKAINVHSSDIFYRKDQAVPAIAAKYNCPAVEMEAFGLYANAKHLGKNAATILTVTDIIPTHENISADQRETALKPMIELALEAAWKSI
- a CDS encoding TatD family hydrolase, with translation MNTYIDIGINLTNKQFHNEHEEIINRALDNGVEQMILTGTSVRGSKESAEIAEDYPEILFSTAGIHPHDAKSFNNESINELRKLLKQDQVISVGECGLDFDRDFSPRPTQERCYRAQLELAIEVDKPLFLHERSAFKRFNEIIDEYLSKLPEAVVHCFTGTLNEAKIYLDKGFYLGFTGAISDDKRFKHLEDVIKYVPLDRMMIETDAPFMLPKNMPRTQNRRNEPSYLPYVAQTIAKLKKVSISEVADETTEVARKFFRI